Within Marinomonas mediterranea MMB-1, the genomic segment ACCATTTTGGTTTTGCCTTTCTTACTGAGTCGCTCTTTCAGTCCTTTAAGGGCTGGATTATATTTTAGTGCCACCATTGCTGGAAGAAAAAGCGATTTTCGTAAATGTGCTGAACCTATCTTTGACATCGGCCCCCGACCTTTTATTGAGGTTCCCGATTGGTACTCACGAGGTGCAACCCCGCAAAATGAGGCTAACTTCTTAGCACTGGCAAACTTGTGAATAGCCGAAAAATAAGATAACACCGTTGCCATTGTCTTCGCACCAATGCCTGGAATTGAGAGCAAGAGTTTTTTCTTTCTCTTCAAATCTGGATCAAGATTAATATGGTCTTCAATCTCGCCACGTATGTTGTTGATGCGTTGTTCTAGCTCTTTAATATGCTGGTGAATATCGCCTTGCACAACCTCATCAGAGACGTCGAGTCGATTTACTTCTTGTTGCCTCATATCAATCAGCATATCGAGCCGTCTAACCATCGCTTTTAGCTGCCGAGTACTAAGGGGTTCCGGCTGCCAAAGATCAGGTAAAAGTGATTCACAGAACCGAGCGATGAGCGCAGCGTCTTGTTTATCATTCTTTATACGCAGCAGCTCACTTTGCGCAAAACCTTTTATTCGAGTTGGATTGACGACGCTAACCTTATGGTTTTGATCATACAAGTACTCAGCTAACGCATTTCCATAAACATTGGTGGCTTCCATGCAAGCATGTGTCTGTTCGACATCAAGCTGGTTTAGCCAATGAGTAAGTTTTTGGAAGCCTTCACGGTTATTTGTGAACGCTTTATGTTTCCATTTTCCAGAAGGTAAATGGAGCGCTACATCAAATTTCTTTTTTGAAATATCGATGCCGAGAGTGGAGGTGATGGATTGATTCATGTTTTACTAACCTTGTGAATACAGGCTTTGAATGCCTAAGATACCGTCCAGTAAGAAACAAGAAGGTGAGGGAATAATCTGACCCACAGGTTGAATCACCCAAGATGAAAACATCCTCACTCACCCAGCTACATTACGCTTGTACAAACATAATGTAGCTGTTGATCAAGATACAAGATGAAAAAATCTCTACTTTTTTCATCTGACCCTAATTCTCCTATTCTGTCTATAGAGCAGATTTTGCATCCCTGTATATTTCATTCACTGGTATGATCCGCATACAGCCTTTATACAACAAAACCAGCAAAAGTATTGGCATGATAAGCAAATCAAAGACGTTAAGTGCGATGCTGGTAAAAACGTGTTTGGATACGGTCGATACTTTGTGGGTAATGTGTTTTCTCGTCATGGATTTAAGATAATGCAGACTGTCTTCAGCATGTTCTTTAAAATCTGTGTGCTGTTTATGTGAAACTAATTCATTGTGCGTATTCTGTAACACGTTAGACAGGTTTTGCCTTTTCTCTTGTGTGAGTTCTTGGCTTACCAGTGAGGAAAGATGAATGCTGTACGGTAACGCAATGTGCGCCAATAAGAACATGGCAACCGCCACTTTTCCGACATGATACAAGGTTGAAGAAATGCTCTGCGACCGTAAAAGCAATTTTGCAACGTAATATAAAATGCTCGTTAACAGCACGAGCTTAAATAACAAAGGGCTTACCCAATACGAAAGGTCATTCAATAACGCCAGTATTTCGAGCGCCGCGAGTGAAGCAAGTTGAACACCGATGCCCTGCTCCAGCAAAGAAGCGAAGCTCTGTAATACATTACCAATATCGACATTAAAAGACGCAAAGAAAGACACCCCAACCGTCGAGCTACTCGCAATCTCAGTAACCGCTAAAAGCTCGGTAAAGTTCAGAATATCGGTATTCGCCACGGCTCGAACGGAACTCAAATAACTCTGATTATGAAGATAAAGCGACGACATCTTGAACCAATCTGCAAGAAAGACGAGCTGATTGAATTGCAACAACAATAGAAATGCAACCAAGGCGACTAGCTTGAGTAACGTGAATTTGTTTTGTCCAACGTACCGATGCATAGACTGAGAAAATTCTGTTTTAGACACGTATCCGTCCCTCTGCTCGTATTATTTTGTACTCTCGTGTACTTGTTCGCTCTGGATATTATTTGGCACAGCGGATGTCGTCCAAGCCATTGTCACCACGCGTTACCACATCCAGATCAACCGGCCCCGTAATCCCCTTCACTGAACCTCGGTCACTGTATTGCCACAAGGTTAAATTCTTCACGTTTTTTGGCGCATCCATCTTCTTTGCGTAGTCAGCCAACCAAAATACATGATGATCAAAACTTGGCCCAATATCGAGATCCCAGAAACTACGATACGAATAAATCATAGGCAAACAGCCTGTTGCCGCTTCCACTTTATCGGAAAAGACTTTTAGCCTTTTCTTAATCTCTTCTGGGTCTTGATGTTCGGTGACTTCGACGTCCACCATTGGCAACAAATGAGGGGAATATTCAGACACTTGACGAAGGTAGTTTTCGGCTTGCTTCTCTGGATCATCTTCCGCTTCAAAGAAGTGATACGCGCCATACAACAGCGTATCTTGCTTAGCGAGAGCCGTCATATGACGATGGAACATAGGGTCGGTATAAGTCATACCATCCGTCGCCTTTAAATACACAAAGGCCACATCCGTTTCTAAGACTTTTGTCCAATCAATAACACCCTGATCGTAAGAAACATCGATGCCGTGTACCTTGTGGGATGAATCACCACCATGCTTAATGTACTGCGCGGCAAGAGGCTGTTCTTTTAAAGACTGTTTTGTTGCGGATACGTGCTCGCCCGACGGCGTAGCAAAATCAAACATCGGCCGCCATACAATAAACGCCATTAAAATGACGAACGGCAAGTACTCTATATACTTATCGAATTGCTCTTTCATAAAGCGTTTCATCCTTAAAAGAGTGTTTCAGCCCATTCTAAGATAGTTAGATTAAAAGAATTAGGGTCAGATGAAAATAGATCTCTGCTTTTTTCATCTTGTATCTTGATCAACAGCTACATTATGTTTGTACAAGCGTAATGTAGCTGGGTGAGTGAGGATGTTTTCATCTTGGGTGATTCAACCTGTGGGTCAGATTATTCCCTCACCTTCTTGTTTCTTACTGGACGGTATCTTAGGCATTCAAAGCCTGTATTCACAAGGTTAGTAAAACATGAATCAATCCATCACCTCCACTCTCGGCATCGATATTTCAAAAAAGAAATTTGATGTAGCGCTCCATTTACCTTCTGGAAAATGGAAACATAAAGCGTTCACAAATAACCGTGAAGGCTTCCAAAAACTTACTCATTGGCTAAACCAGCTTGATGTCGAACAGACACATGCTTGCATGGAAGCCACCAATGTTTATGGAAATGCGTTAGCTGAGTACTTGTATGATCAAAACCATAAGGTTAGCGTCGTCAATCCAACTCGAATAAAAGGTTTTGCGCAAAGTGAGCTGCTGCGTATAAAGAATGATAAACAAGACGCTGCGCTCATCGCTCGGTTCTGTGAATCACTTTTACCTGATCTTTGGCAGCCGGAACCCCTTAGTACTCGGCAGCTAAAAGCGATGGTTAGACGGCTCGATATGCTGATTGATATGAGGCAACAAGAAGTAAATCGACTCGACGTCTCTGATGAGGTTGTGCAAGGCGATATTCACCAGCATATTAAAGAGCTAGAACAACGCATCAACAACATACGTGGCGAGATTGAAGACCATATTAATCTTGATCCAGATTTGAAGAGAAAGAAAAAACTCTTGCTCTCAATTCCAGGCATTGGTGCGAAGACAATGGCAACGGTGTTATCTTATTTTTCGGCTATTCACAAGTTTGCCAGTGCTAAGAAGTTAGCCTCATTTTGCGGGGTTGCACCTCGTGAGTACCAATCGGGAACCTCAATAAAAGGTCGGGGGCCGATGTCAAAGATAGGTTCAGCACATGTACGAAAATCGCTTTTTCTTCCAGCAATGGTGGCACTAAAATATAATCCAGCCCTTAAAGGACTGAAAGAGCGACTCAGTAAGAAAGGCAAAACCAAAATGGTGATCATCGGCGCAGCGATGCGTAAGCTAATTCATATCATCTATGGCGTACTTAAAAGCAATGAACCTTTTGACAAAAATAAAGTGTTCAATGCTTGAAATTCAAGACGGTATCTGACCCTAATTCTTTTAATTCTTGAACCGCATTAAAGGTAATATCTTGAATCGCTTCTTCGTTTTGTTAATTGGCATATTTTTCTTTTTAACTGCTTCGTTTGCTAACGCAGGGAATGATTATATTTGCGCTCAGTCTGATAATTTGTTTTGCGGGAAAAACACTACGTTTAGCCCGCTTGGTAAAGTAGCCGGTGCTTTTCAGGTTTATAACTATTCATTTGTTTTTGGTAGCGCTCAGCGTATGAGTAAACGGGTTATCTTTTTAGATTTGTCAGGCAAGCTCATAGGCATTTATGCAGTCCCTGAAGCTGCTACAGCAATTCAAGGTAGCTGTGTCATTTTCCCTTTCGAAGCCAGAACAGGCAATTCAATTTGTTTTAAACAAGGTGAGCTTCCACAAGTAACATGGTTAGATGGTGAACATTTTGAGTTATACCAGTAAGCAAATCTGGTGGCTTTTTTAGGTTTTCCCCTCACGATTGTGTGCAGACTCCGCTATTAGACAATCTTGAACTTCTCAGCGAGCGGGGCGAGGGCTTCGATGTCTTCTTCATTCATGCCGTCGTCGGTGATGATTTCATGAAATGCGTCTAGATCGTCCACTTTGAAGAGGGAGAAGGCGTTATATTTGCCACTGTCGGCCACTAATATGCTTTTTTCTGAGCAGTTGATCATGTCGACTTTGAGCGCTTTTTTTGCTTCGGTCGGTGTGGATACGCCGTGTTTCATGCTCCAAAAATTACAACTTATAAACGCCAAGTCAGTGTAGATGGAGTTGAGTAACTGTCTTGCGTGTTCGCCGACACAGCTCTGGCTAGAGCTGTCAATCTCGCCGCCAAGCGTGGTGACTTGGATTTGTTTAAATTGACTTAAAAACAAAGCGATTCTGAGATCGGGCGTGATCACTCTTAATGGAATGTGCGAGATGTTTTTAGCAATCTCCATCGTGGTGGTGCCCGCATCAAGGATGATGGTTTTGCCTGCGGTCACGCACTCTGCAGCCGCTTTTGCGATTCTTTGTTTCTCTTCGGTATATAGGGTGTTCTTTTCTTGTACCGTGAGTTGCTTGGCGACGAAGTTATTGAGTGTTACCCCTCCGTGGGTTCTTCTTACAGCGCCTTGCTGTTCAAGGTCTATTAAATCTCTTCGAATGGTGGCAGGCGAAACATCGATTTTGTTAACCAGCTCATCGACCGTCGCTAAGCTAGTATCTTTGAGGTAATCAACAATTTCTTTGTACCGGTGCTGTTTTTTCAAAGCTAAGACCTTTATTTAAAACGAAAAGACTATTTTACCCAAAAAAGGGTGAGTTCAGGAAATATTGTAATGATAAGCAAGCAACAGAGCAAAGTGCCCAAAGGTACGAGCGTCGACAATATGACCTTTTCAACTGCTATATCGGCAACTTGGCTTGCTGCAAAGAGCGTGACACCAAGCGGTGGCGTGAACATTCCGATGGCCAAGTTTACGACCATAACGATACCAAAGTGCACGGGATCGATACCAAACATAATGGCGATTGGTGTGAGGATCGGCGCGAGCAATAAAATTGAAGCGGATGTTTCGACAAACATGCCAACTAAAAGAAGCAATAAGTTAACCGCCATTAGAAACTGCAATTTGGTGGTGAACGTGTCACTGGCGTAGGCGGATAAGGTTTGTGGTAAGTCAGAGCGACTGACTAAAAAGCTCAGCAAAGAGGCAGCGGCAATGATCAACATAACCGAAGTAGTCGAGATCACAGAGCCTTTAAGGATTTTGGGTATGTCCTTGAAGGTGATTTCTTTATAAACGAATACGCCTAAGAAAAGACCATAAATAACGGCGATGGCAGAAGCCTCGGTCGGTGTGAAGATACCGCCGTAGATTCCACCGAGTATCAATGTGGGCATGAGCAGCGCGAGTATCGCGTCTTTTGATGAGGTCAGGAGGTTTTGTCGATCAACCGAATCGTGTTTGCCCTGACCGGTTACTAGGCACCAAATAACGACCATGGCGATAAGTGCTGCGCCCATCAATAACCCTGGACCAATGGCTGCAAGAAACAGTTTACCTATTGATGTGTTGGTACTGATCCCGTACATGATTAACGGAACAGAAGGGGGGATGATGATCCCAAGGTTTGCTGACGAGGCTTGTATCGCCGTTGCCATGGGTTTGGGGTAACCGTGGCGAATCATAGCGGGTAACAGAATGGCACCGACCGCGTAGGTTGTTGCGACACTGGAGCCGGACACCGCAGCGAAGATCATACTGGTAATGACACATGCCATCGCCAAGCCGCCCTGTATGTTACCCACCAGAGATTTTGCAAAAGTGACGAGGCGCTTTGACACACCGCCTTGTCCCATTATGTTTCCCGCAAGAATGAACAGCGGTACGGCCATTAATGGGAAGCTGTCTAACCCTGAGAACATGCGTTGTGGAATGATGATCAAGGGAAGGTTGCTAAAAAAGTACAGGCCGATGGCGCAAGCAAGTACGATCGCTACCGCGATCGGAACAGACAAGGCAATAAATGAAAACAGGAGAGTAACAATAGCGGTTGGCATGGTTATACCTCTGCGGTAGGGGTGGCGGTAACGGAAGGTGTTTCTGGTTCACTTTGTTCTACATTAACCAGATGCCATTCTAATACCGAAGGTAGCGCTAAAATGGCTCCGATTGGGATGCTGACATACATCCAAAAGGCAGAAATATTGAGCATCGCGACATTTTGACTTTTAACCCTTATTGCGATCTCCCAGCCATACCAAATCAATATTAAAAGAAAGCCAACCACCAGTGCGGTAACAATTCGAAGCGCCCAAGTGTTCAGCCGTCCCGGTAGAATATCAGCAAAAAAATTAATGGTGATCATGCTGCCGCGACTAAAGACACAACCCATTGAGATGAACACCATCCATACCATCATCATTCTTGCGGTAATTTCAGACCAAGTAGAAGGGGAGTCAAACACGAAGCGAGTAACGACTTGAAAGAACACGAGTAAAGCAATTAAAGCAATCAGCAAAGCAGAGGTGTTGACTGCGACGCTTGTTACAAGGCGACTGAATTTAATAATAAATTTTGTCACGTTAGTATCCTCTTAAAAAAAGGCTAACGGCAGATGCAGTTAGCCTCGTTTTGATTAATTCATTGCTTCAATGTCAGCCAGCTGTTGGGTGAACCCCATGTCGCTTGCCAGTTTCTTTCTGATCGGTGCGGTTGCTTCGATAAAGGGCTCGATATCAACAGTGTGAATGGTCATGCCTTGCTTTGTCAGCTCGGTCATCGCTTCTGCTTCAAGTTTCGCGCGTGATTCACGCATGGCTTTAGCTGCGACGTTTGCCGATTCTTGCACCCACTGTTGTTCTTGTTGAGACAGTCCATCCCAATAAGATTGAGACATTGCGATGACGGCAGGGCTGTAAAAATGCTGCGTCATGGACGCTTGTTTTTGTACTTCATACAGCTTTGATGTCACCGCTAAGTTAATCGGGTTTTCTTGACCGTCGATCGTACCTTGTTGTAACGCAGTAAACACTTCAGTCCACGACATTGGCACGGGTGCTGAACCAAGGCTTTTAAATGTCGCAAGGTGAACTTTGTTTTCCATGGTACGTATTTTATTGCCGTCCATGTCTGACGGTTTTAAGATGGCTGGGCCATTGTACGTTAGCTGACGGAAACCGTTTTCACCCCAAGCTAACCCTTTAATCCCATGGTTGGATAAGCCCTTAAGCATATTTTGACCAATACTGCTGTCTAATACTTTATGGGCGTGATCATAGCTTTTGAAAATGTACGGGAAATCGAACAAATACACGTCTTTGTCAAAGTTTCCTAGTGGCCCGGTCGATGAAATCGTCATGGCAGTGATGCCAAGTTGCAGGCTTTCTATGACTTCTCGTTCGCCGCCCAATGCACCCGCTGGCTTCAAATCAACCTTAAATTCGTGATTACTTCGTTTATCAAGCTCAGATTGAAAGGCTTTTGCTGCCGCGCCGTATTGAGAATCCATCGTTTGTGTAAAGGCAATGTTTAAACTCTTAGCTTCAACCGCCAATGGCGATAGGACAACAGCGCTTAAAGCAATGCATTTAAAGACGTTAGATTTAATCGTTTTCATGGATTTATCCTCTTTGTTATTTTTGTTTGGGCTTAAATTTATAAAACGTATTACGTGATTAACTGAATGCTGTGGGCCAATTCGTCCTTGTTAAACACCTTCTTCCAGTCAGGGTAAAGCAGCTTGCCAAGGCCATTATCGATGGCTTTATTGCAGGCATCTGAAAACTGTCCTTCGATTTCGTCGAAGATGACTGCCGACAAGATATTCATGTGACCGAGCAAGAAATCACGGGCACAATCATAAGGCACGCCTTCTGCAACGACTTCATCCATTGCTTGGCGCATCGCGGTGAGTAAGGTCGCGCATACGGTTTCAGACAGGCCAGGTTCTAGCATGGCCATTTGATGCAGCGTTACTCGGTATGAGTTTTTGATTGGCGCATAAATGGTTCTGGCAATGTCTTCGCCAAGATCCCATGCGCTGTTTGGGCCTTGTAACAAGGTTGATACCACACTTTGTTTGGCGTGCAGTCCGCCAAAGTGATCGTTTAAGGCATCGTTGTTCAGCTCTTTGTTGAAGATCACGGGGTGGCACGGATGAGTGACGAAATAGGTTAGATCTTCGCGCTTTGGTAGATGCCCAGCAAATGGCGCGGCAGCATCGAGCACAACAACCATGGTGCCTGCTTTTAAATGCTCGCATACTTGTGTGCCGATTTTTCCAATTAAGGTATCGGGAACCGCGAGAATCACCACATCCGAGTTTTCCAATGCAGCGGTTTGATCATCAGGTGATATTGCCTCTACGCCCAGCTGTTCTTTTAGGTTCTGGCGACCTACTTCGCTGATTTCCACGTGGTTAACTTGGTAATCTGATGACAGTAAGTTTTTAGAAAGGCGCATGCCCATTTTTCCGCCTGCGCCAATTAAAGATATTGTTGTCATAACGTCTCCTTTATTTATTTTTTTGGCTAAAGTCTTTATTTATTCTTTTGGCTAAAGAACGTGATCGCTTGCGCTAATTCTGGATGCGTTAACGCATATTGTTCTAAAGATTGATCTTTTAAGCTGGCATCCCATGCTTGTCGAATGGCTTTCACTCCACCAACAGCACCCATCGGATGACCGTGTATACCGCCACCGCCTAAATACATAAGGTCAGTTGATTGGCCTGTGCAACGATAGGTTTCAGGCACTTGCCCGCCCCATTGTCCTGAACAAAATACAGGCAAGGTTGGTGTTAATTCTCCAAGAGGGGAAACAGTGGAGCGAAAGGCTTCTATGACGGAATCGTTGTCTTGCCAGTATTTTCCATCAATGCCATTGATTTGCAGATGATCTATGCCAAGTAATCGCCATACTTTCTGCCAGACATGAAAAGATATGCCCCAGTCGCTTCGCTCGTTAAACGCTAAGCCATTGGTATGAGCATGCAAAATAACTTCGCTGTATTTGTTAAGCGTATCCAGTCCGCATATACCAATTTGATTAACATTGATTACGGCGGCGTCTCCGCCTTGTTTCACCAGATATTCGTGATTACGCTCAATTTCGCCAAGGTCTGAGTGGCAGATGTTAAAGGCGTAGATGACCTTTTTTCCGAGCTTTTGTTGCCACTTATCGATTATGGGGAGAATACTGTCAATGCGATTTTTGACATGGGAATACGGCGGGCTTTGTAGCTTTTCATCGTCTTTGATGAAATCGATATTGGCGCTCACCAATTGTTCGACCAGATCGGCACTGTCCGAAGGAGTAATCCCGATGTTTGGTTTTAGAATGCCACCAATAATAGGGCCAGAAGTTAAGCCGAGTTTGTTGAGTGTTCCGGCAATACCGAACTTAGGGCCTTTAAAATGCTCAATAAAACTGGGGCTAAAGCTGATGTCTTCAATGGTGAGCGTTTTAATGATCTTGATCGACGAGACTCCGCCACAGGCAATCGTAAAAATAGCCGATAAATCATACCCACAAAGGTCTTCAGGAAACGCGATACGAATAAGCCCGGAATACTCTTGGTGAATGATGTCGAAGCCTTCATCAATTGATCGTATTTCAGCCGTAAAGCAATGAGTGCCAGAATCCGACAGCTCTGGGATTTTGGTAAAGGTGCCTGTTGTTTGGTCGTTGCAAATTTTCTCGGCAACGAGTAACAGTGGACGATGACTGGTGACGCGATAGGTAACGACAAACTTATCCATGTTGCTGTTTCCCCGTTAATAACCCGCAAAAGAACCCTTTATCGCCCATTTGTCCACCTTTTAAGGCGACTTCAATGCCGTCTATATCTGGGTTGCTCGAATGCCCTTTGCACAGAGGAACGCCCGGACAGTAGGGTGCAATAAAGGTCATTGCATCGAGCCCTAAGCTTTGAATGCAATAGCCTGAAGTATCGCCACCGGCGACGGCTAATCGCTTCACTCTGCCTGTTTGGAATACCTTCAATGCTAATTCGCCCAAGAACTCGCCGAGTAAGCGATCAAACTGTTCAGGCTTAGCGCTGGTGGGCTGCTGATCGTTGAGAGAGCCGTCTAAAGAAGCGCTTTGTTGAGATTCTTCAAGCGATGAATACACAATCGGTGATTGATTATTTGCAATCAGATTTAAGCAATGTAACGTCACTTCTTCTAAGTAAGTTTGCCGTTGAATTGGGCAGCATGCTTGCTCAAGATCTAATGGAATGGCATAAAAACCAAATTCAACCGCCTCTCTTATTTGCGTAGAGGTTGTGGAAGAACAGCTACCAGACAGCGCCAAAATGGTGTTTGCTTTTTCTACCTGCTTCGTTTGGCTGATGGGCTGATGGTAATACAACGCATCTTCAAACCCTGAAGACGACACCGTGAAGTGAAGGCCTTCTTGACTGAAGGTGTTGATCAACTCGCCCACATACGCATGGGAATCCTCATCATAGGAATCAAAAACGACGACTTTTTTCTCGTCTATGTGGCGTTGCAGAGTGGGTTTGGCCAAATCGGTATGGTATTGCGTTAATGGCATGGAAACGCAATCAAGTTTGTCCAAGGTGTTTATATGTTTGATCAGATTTGCTTCGGTCATGGGCGTAGCAGGATGACAACCCATAACAGGGTGTTCATCAATTCGGTAACTGGTGCCTTTAAAGTCTGCGAATAAGTTGCCAAAGCAGACGTAACGTTTGATTTTAGGCGTACCGACGATCACCGAAGTCCAGCTAGGCGAGAGTATTTCAATACCGATTTTTGCGGCTTTAGACAGGTTGCCTTTTTGTGGGCTGGAATCAAAAGTCGAACAAACCTTGTAATGAACATACTTAGGCTGTACGGATCTTAAAAACTGAAAAATCTCAGGCAATTCAGCAGACATCCATTCAGGGCTTTTACTTCGGCTTATTCCTGCAAGGCCAATGCAATCGTAGTCATCAAAGTGGCTTAATTCGTCAGAAGTTGGAATGCGTAGCCATAACACTGTTTTTTTGCCGCGCAAGCTGAGGCTCTCAAGCACATCGGTAGACCCGGTGAAATCATCGCCATAAAACGCTAGCTCTTTCATTTTGGTCACAACTCTCATCCTTATTCTTATTTTTTGTGCAGTACTTTGTGTTCTTTATTGCTTCAAAGAGACATTCGATATGAATCAAAATAATCAAAAGATTACAAATAATCAAATATATTTTTAAAAATATTGAAAAAATGATCGAAATGATTTTATATAATCAAATGTTCGGTGATTTCTTCATTTAGTTGATCTGTTTTTGATTTGGATCTCTGGTGAACGTTTTTTATCCATGATAAAGGGAGCGGAAAGCCGCTCTAAAGGAATAACAAACATGCACACGCCTAAAACCTTCTGGATTGGCACCAGCTGGAAAATGAATAAGACTTCCGCTGAAGCGTTGGATTTTTCGACAGCGCTGCTTGATAGTCCGAGTGACGATCGCATTCAGCGTTTTGTCATTCCTCCGTTTCCTTATATCCATTTAGTAAAAAGCCAGCTTAGCCAGAGTTCGGTGAAAGTCGGCGCTCAAAATATGCATTGGGAATCCAGCGGTGCGTGGACGGGCGAAGTC encodes:
- a CDS encoding IS110 family RNA-guided transposase gives rise to the protein MNQSITSTLGIDISKKKFDVALHLPSGKWKHKAFTNNREGFQKLTHWLNQLDVEQTHACMEATNVYGNALAEYLYDQNHKVSVVNPTRIKGFAQSELLRIKNDKQDAALIARFCESLLPDLWQPEPLSTRQLKAMVRRLDMLIDMRQQEVNRLDVSDEVVQGDIHQHIKELEQRINNIRGEIEDHINLDPDLKRKKKLLLSIPGIGAKTMATVLSYFSAIHKFASAKKLASFCGVAPREYQSGTSIKGRGPMSKIGSAHVRKSLFLPAMVALKYNPALKGLKERLSKKGKTKMVIIGAAMRKLIHIIYGVLKSNEPFDKNKVFNA
- a CDS encoding TRAP transporter large permease yields the protein MPTAIVTLLFSFIALSVPIAVAIVLACAIGLYFFSNLPLIIIPQRMFSGLDSFPLMAVPLFILAGNIMGQGGVSKRLVTFAKSLVGNIQGGLAMACVITSMIFAAVSGSSVATTYAVGAILLPAMIRHGYPKPMATAIQASSANLGIIIPPSVPLIMYGISTNTSIGKLFLAAIGPGLLMGAALIAMVVIWCLVTGQGKHDSVDRQNLLTSSKDAILALLMPTLILGGIYGGIFTPTEASAIAVIYGLFLGVFVYKEITFKDIPKILKGSVISTTSVMLIIAAASLLSFLVSRSDLPQTLSAYASDTFTTKLQFLMAVNLLLLLVGMFVETSASILLLAPILTPIAIMFGIDPVHFGIVMVVNLAIGMFTPPLGVTLFAASQVADIAVEKVILSTLVPLGTLLCCLLIITIFPELTLFWVK
- a CDS encoding phosphogluconate dehydrogenase C-terminal domain-containing protein, with the protein product MTTISLIGAGGKMGMRLSKNLLSSDYQVNHVEISEVGRQNLKEQLGVEAISPDDQTAALENSDVVILAVPDTLIGKIGTQVCEHLKAGTMVVVLDAAAPFAGHLPKREDLTYFVTHPCHPVIFNKELNNDALNDHFGGLHAKQSVVSTLLQGPNSAWDLGEDIARTIYAPIKNSYRVTLHQMAMLEPGLSETVCATLLTAMRQAMDEVVAEGVPYDCARDFLLGHMNILSAVIFDEIEGQFSDACNKAIDNGLGKLLYPDWKKVFNKDELAHSIQLIT
- a CDS encoding glycoside hydrolase family 25 protein encodes the protein MKEQFDKYIEYLPFVILMAFIVWRPMFDFATPSGEHVSATKQSLKEQPLAAQYIKHGGDSSHKVHGIDVSYDQGVIDWTKVLETDVAFVYLKATDGMTYTDPMFHRHMTALAKQDTLLYGAYHFFEAEDDPEKQAENYLRQVSEYSPHLLPMVDVEVTEHQDPEEIKKRLKVFSDKVEAATGCLPMIYSYRSFWDLDIGPSFDHHVFWLADYAKKMDAPKNVKNLTLWQYSDRGSVKGITGPVDLDVVTRGDNGLDDIRCAK
- a CDS encoding DctP family TRAP transporter solute-binding subunit, producing MKTIKSNVFKCIALSAVVLSPLAVEAKSLNIAFTQTMDSQYGAAAKAFQSELDKRSNHEFKVDLKPAGALGGEREVIESLQLGITAMTISSTGPLGNFDKDVYLFDFPYIFKSYDHAHKVLDSSIGQNMLKGLSNHGIKGLAWGENGFRQLTYNGPAILKPSDMDGNKIRTMENKVHLATFKSLGSAPVPMSWTEVFTALQQGTIDGQENPINLAVTSKLYEVQKQASMTQHFYSPAVIAMSQSYWDGLSQQEQQWVQESANVAAKAMRESRAKLEAEAMTELTKQGMTIHTVDIEPFIEATAPIRKKLASDMGFTQQLADIEAMN
- a CDS encoding DeoR/GlpR family DNA-binding transcription regulator encodes the protein MKKQHRYKEIVDYLKDTSLATVDELVNKIDVSPATIRRDLIDLEQQGAVRRTHGGVTLNNFVAKQLTVQEKNTLYTEEKQRIAKAAAECVTAGKTIILDAGTTTMEIAKNISHIPLRVITPDLRIALFLSQFKQIQVTTLGGEIDSSSQSCVGEHARQLLNSIYTDLAFISCNFWSMKHGVSTPTEAKKALKVDMINCSEKSILVADSGKYNAFSLFKVDDLDAFHEIITDDGMNEEDIEALAPLAEKFKIV
- a CDS encoding RuBisCO large subunit C-terminal-like domain-containing protein encodes the protein MDKFVVTYRVTSHRPLLLVAEKICNDQTTGTFTKIPELSDSGTHCFTAEIRSIDEGFDIIHQEYSGLIRIAFPEDLCGYDLSAIFTIACGGVSSIKIIKTLTIEDISFSPSFIEHFKGPKFGIAGTLNKLGLTSGPIIGGILKPNIGITPSDSADLVEQLVSANIDFIKDDEKLQSPPYSHVKNRIDSILPIIDKWQQKLGKKVIYAFNICHSDLGEIERNHEYLVKQGGDAAVINVNQIGICGLDTLNKYSEVILHAHTNGLAFNERSDWGISFHVWQKVWRLLGIDHLQINGIDGKYWQDNDSVIEAFRSTVSPLGELTPTLPVFCSGQWGGQVPETYRCTGQSTDLMYLGGGGIHGHPMGAVGGVKAIRQAWDASLKDQSLEQYALTHPELAQAITFFSQKNK
- a CDS encoding IS110 family RNA-guided transposase, with product MNQSITSTLGIDISKKKFDVALHLPSGKWKHKAFTNNREGFQKLTHWLNQLDVEQTHACMEATNVYGNALAEYLYDQNHKVSVVNPTRIKGFAQSELLRIKNDKQDAALIARFCESLLPDLWQPEPLSTRQLKAMVRRLDMLIDMRQQEVNRLDVSDEVVQGDIHQHIKELEQRINNIRGEIEDHINLDPDLKRKKKLLLSIPGIGAKTMATVLSYFSAIHKFASAKKLASFCGVAPREYQSGTSIKGRGPMSKIGSAHLRKSLFLPAMVALKYNPALKGLKERLSKKGKTKMVIIGAAMRKLIHIIYGVLKSNEPFDKNKVFNA
- a CDS encoding TRAP transporter small permease, with protein sequence MTKFIIKFSRLVTSVAVNTSALLIALIALLVFFQVVTRFVFDSPSTWSEITARMMMVWMVFISMGCVFSRGSMITINFFADILPGRLNTWALRIVTALVVGFLLILIWYGWEIAIRVKSQNVAMLNISAFWMYVSIPIGAILALPSVLEWHLVNVEQSEPETPSVTATPTAEV